One Candidatus Poribacteria bacterium genomic window carries:
- a CDS encoding UvrD-helicase domain-containing protein, giving the protein MNTWHGLNEKQIEAVIHKDGPLLVIAGPGTGKTKVITHRIEHLIREHNIRPEKILAITFTNKAAEEMQERINTEIGEPHGSSVKACTFHAFCVKVLRKHALKIGLSENFTIFDQELQDEILTESVRELSLNADDYPPWLLRNIISDAKCTLQDPVEAVDNTEIYDPETLENIRNILQTYQHKLTEYDALDFDDLLLKTVELLGVKEVKEAYHKEISYILVDEFHDVNRVQYYLLQLLCAAPARNLMVVADEDQSIYSWRGSNPEYIDNFRTDFDPRTVELDDHYRCSEKILRAAEEVISRNPERQKQHTLRTHKDAGRDIFHYTFDTPIAEALGIIHVIENLVKQRGYSYRDIAVFYRTHKLADVLAEQLLRKDIKFQRILPTNSFSEGNSKAILAYLRLIQWQLPQDLEQAINFPETCIDDLTWVRLKWLAQREHIAFIELLRNIEAYAEDVGPLTRRNVRQFWTQLENLSTGIQDAKIDKIIQTLFDALERSRSPYRAEELEVIEKQPELPNLVTAQDVLYSALDLDEPIQITACHGIDEYCAAHIIHQTLETYLNQHAQLQFLPPNVNRPPQLDNGVHLLIGDFEELGRKARDTRIILIGTPAEMADSDVIHLETKGVRSIAALKLCQRLINRFENPNMADMVVYDLETTGINPKTAEIVEIAAHRLSVIGDEVERYHCLVKPPGGLIPRAATRIHQIDAETVKNAPGIEMVLPEFSGFIQDRILIGHNVAEYDNPILARDLSRYLKIGLSAPHYDTLTTARRLFPRQRCSIGALAEKFGIEHDRLHGALEDVRVNREIFKELIKIDAYKREVKSLTELLPLVGLGILAKTEASEQAVVATRDTLTETDVLLNAAKRFVQTHNAVPPDRLPLEAAEAAEATAYIEELRDTAVPEFREDIEWRQRHIQFMNAVVHFESVNDEHQLTNFLDYQKLLTNIDELDDKTEQLTLMTLHAAKGTEFPVVIILGMEEGSFPMWRQNITEAEIEEERRLFYVGMTRAQNQLYLSSTTYRTGDRDRAASMFVREVPSNYVIKWPQPRHA; this is encoded by the coding sequence ATGAACACTTGGCACGGCTTAAATGAGAAACAGATAGAAGCAGTAATACATAAAGACGGTCCCCTTCTCGTTATCGCAGGTCCCGGTACTGGAAAAACAAAAGTCATCACACACCGCATTGAGCATCTGATCCGCGAACACAATATCAGACCTGAGAAGATTCTGGCGATTACGTTTACGAATAAAGCAGCGGAAGAGATGCAGGAACGCATCAACACCGAGATCGGCGAACCGCACGGATCCAGCGTTAAGGCTTGCACCTTCCATGCATTTTGTGTCAAAGTGCTAAGGAAACACGCGCTGAAGATTGGATTGAGCGAGAATTTCACCATCTTTGACCAAGAACTCCAAGACGAGATTTTAACAGAAAGCGTCCGAGAACTGAGTCTCAACGCTGACGACTACCCGCCATGGCTGCTACGAAACATTATCAGCGATGCTAAATGCACACTCCAGGACCCAGTTGAAGCAGTAGACAACACAGAGATTTACGACCCAGAGACGCTCGAAAATATCCGAAATATACTGCAAACCTATCAGCACAAACTCACTGAATACGATGCCCTCGATTTTGATGACCTTCTGCTGAAAACCGTCGAACTCTTAGGCGTAAAAGAAGTAAAAGAAGCCTATCATAAGGAAATTTCCTATATCCTCGTTGACGAATTTCACGATGTGAATCGCGTGCAGTACTATCTACTCCAACTGCTCTGTGCCGCACCGGCGCGTAATCTCATGGTCGTCGCCGATGAAGACCAGTCTATCTATAGTTGGCGTGGGTCAAACCCAGAGTATATTGACAATTTTAGAACGGATTTCGATCCGCGAACCGTCGAACTGGATGATCATTACAGGTGTAGTGAGAAAATCTTACGCGCTGCAGAAGAAGTTATCTCCAGAAACCCGGAGCGACAGAAACAGCACACCCTCAGAACCCACAAAGATGCAGGACGCGACATTTTTCATTATACTTTTGACACACCGATAGCGGAAGCACTTGGCATCATTCATGTTATTGAGAATTTGGTAAAGCAGCGTGGCTATTCCTATCGCGATATTGCGGTTTTTTACCGGACACACAAACTCGCTGATGTTTTGGCGGAGCAGCTGCTGCGCAAAGACATCAAATTCCAACGGATTCTACCGACAAATTCCTTTAGTGAAGGAAACAGCAAGGCGATTCTGGCATATCTCCGTCTCATCCAGTGGCAACTTCCGCAGGATTTGGAACAGGCAATCAATTTCCCTGAGACCTGTATTGACGATTTGACATGGGTGCGTCTCAAGTGGCTCGCGCAGCGTGAACATATTGCGTTTATAGAGCTTTTGAGAAATATTGAGGCATACGCAGAAGATGTCGGTCCCTTGACCCGTCGAAACGTCCGCCAGTTCTGGACGCAACTTGAGAACCTGTCAACCGGCATCCAAGACGCGAAGATTGATAAAATCATTCAGACCCTCTTTGACGCTTTGGAACGCTCTCGCTCGCCTTACCGCGCCGAAGAGCTGGAAGTTATTGAGAAACAGCCTGAGCTGCCGAACCTTGTGACCGCGCAGGATGTCCTTTATAGTGCCCTTGACCTTGATGAACCCATCCAGATTACTGCCTGCCACGGCATCGACGAGTATTGCGCGGCGCATATCATTCATCAGACGCTTGAAACGTATCTCAACCAGCATGCACAACTCCAATTCTTACCACCTAACGTAAATAGACCGCCGCAGCTGGACAACGGTGTCCATCTCCTCATTGGTGATTTTGAAGAACTTGGAAGAAAAGCACGGGACACGCGGATTATTCTCATCGGAACCCCAGCAGAAATGGCAGATAGCGATGTAATTCACCTCGAAACCAAAGGTGTTCGGAGCATCGCGGCACTCAAACTTTGCCAACGCCTTATTAATCGCTTTGAAAATCCAAATATGGCAGATATGGTTGTCTATGATCTGGAGACAACGGGTATCAACCCGAAAACAGCAGAAATTGTTGAGATCGCCGCGCACCGTCTCAGCGTAATCGGAGATGAAGTGGAAAGGTACCACTGCTTGGTAAAACCCCCCGGCGGGCTTATCCCTCGTGCAGCCACACGCATTCACCAGATTGATGCAGAGACCGTCAAAAACGCACCCGGCATTGAGATGGTATTGCCCGAATTTTCTGGATTTATCCAAGATCGGATTTTGATTGGGCATAATGTCGCGGAATACGATAATCCAATTCTTGCGCGAGACCTCAGCAGGTACTTGAAAATAGGATTATCGGCACCGCATTACGATACCCTTACCACCGCGCGTCGGCTTTTCCCGCGACAACGGTGTAGCATCGGCGCGCTTGCTGAAAAATTTGGCATTGAACATGATCGTCTACACGGTGCCTTAGAGGATGTTAGGGTCAATAGAGAAATTTTCAAAGAGCTCATCAAAATCGATGCTTACAAACGGGAAGTGAAATCCCTCACCGAACTTCTTCCGCTTGTGGGGCTTGGCATCCTCGCTAAAACGGAGGCATCGGAACAAGCAGTAGTAGCTACAAGAGATACCTTAACTGAAACCGATGTACTCCTTAACGCTGCGAAGCGTTTTGTCCAGACACACAACGCTGTTCCGCCGGATCGTCTACCGCTTGAAGCAGCAGAAGCAGCAGAAGCAACAGCATACATAGAAGAACTACGAGATACCGCTGTCCCAGAATTCCGAGAAGATATTGAATGGCGGCAACGCCATATTCAGTTTATGAACGCTGTCGTCCATTTTGAATCCGTGAACGACGAGCATCAGCTCACCAACTTCTTGGACTATCAGAAGTTACTTACCAATATCGATGAGCTTGACGATAAGACCGAGCAATTGACCTTAATGACGTTACACGCAGCGAAAGGCACAGAATTTCCGGTCGTTATCATTCTCGGCATGGAGGAGGGAAGCTTCCCGATGTGGCGGCAGAACATCACAGAAGCAGAAATTGAGGAGGAGCGGCGTCTCTTCTATGTCGGTATGACCCGCGCGCAAAACCAACTCTATCTGTCGTCTACCACCTATCGCACAGGTGATCGGGATCGCGCTGCATCTATGTTCGTTCGTGAAGTGCCGTCTAACTACGTGATCAAATGGCCTCAGCCGAGACATGCGTAA